One Camelina sativa cultivar DH55 chromosome 3, Cs, whole genome shotgun sequence genomic window carries:
- the LOC104775883 gene encoding PRA1 family protein F1-like, producing the protein MTTYGTHPTSPNDLAPKLEYITRGNNQHNVISGLATRRPWKQMLDLRSFNFPRKLATVTSRVRANTVYFQTNYTIVVLFSVFLSLIWNPFSLLILLALLDAKLNIAVAIVAGTTAVLSHAAVRKTEDLYHQNDKETSLLNP; encoded by the exons aTGACAACATACGGCACACATCCGACGTCGCCTAACGACTTAGCCCCCAAACTCGAGTACATCACCCGCGGCAACAACCAACACAACGTAATATCCGGCCTCGCCACACGCCGCCCTTGGAAGCAAATGCTCGACCTCCGTTCCTTCAACTTCCCTCGCAAACTAGCCACCGTGACCTCCAGAGTCAGAGCCAACACCGTCTATTTCCAGACCAACTACACCATAGTCGTCCTATTCTCCGTGTTCCTCAGTCTGATTTGGAACCCCTTCTCCCTCCTAATCCTACTTGCTCTGCTAG ACGCTAAGCTCAATATCGCGGTGGCTATCGTGGCCGGTACGACGGCTGTGTTGTCTCACGCAGCTGTTAGGAAAACTGAAGATTTGTACCACCAAAATGACAAAGAAACCAGTCTATTAAACCCCTAA
- the LOC104775884 gene encoding inorganic pyrophosphatase 2-like: protein MDRMMNELHHHGKTIEEIKQVLRRIPIHPRVIPAIKAAHALGCELRIVSDANTLFIETIIEHLGIREFFSEINTNPGVVDDQGRLIISPYHDFTKSPHGCTRCPPNMCKGLIIERIQASLTKEGKEMKMIYLGDGAGDYCPSLGLKAEDYMMPRKNFPVWDLIRQNLMLVKATVRDWTDGEAMEKILMEIINEIISSEDEEEKEKMLSSDICKISVGIAHEPMVPLALQVPLNLVK, encoded by the exons ATG GATCGTATGATGAACGAGCTTCATCATCATGGCAAAACAATTGAAGAGATCAAACAAGTCCTGAGAAGAATCCCTATCCATCCTCGTGTCATCCCTGCCATCAAAGCAGCTCATGCTTTAGG GTGCGAGCTGAGAATAGTGAGCGATGCTAACACGTTATTCATTGAAACGATCATTGAACATCTCGGGATTAGAGAGTTTTTCTCTGAGATCAACACAAATCCAGGAGTTGTAGATGATCAAGGAAGACTAATAATCTCTCCGTACCATGACTTCACCAAATCTCCCCATGGTTGCACTCGTTGCCCTCCTAACATGTGCAAG ggTTTGATAATTGAGAGGATTCAAGCTTCTCTAACTAAAGAAGggaaggagatgaagatgatataTCTTGGAGATGGTGCTGGTGATTACTGTCCGAGTCTTGGACTCAAAGCTGAAGATTACATGATGCCAAGGAAGAATTTCCCTGTTTGGGATTTGATTAGACAGAATCTCATGTTGGTTAAGGCTACGGTTAGAGATTGGACCGACGGAGAGGCAATGGAGAAGATATTGATGGAAATAATCAACGAGATTATTTCATCagaggacgaagaagagaaggagaagatgttGAGCTCTGATATTTGCAAGATATCTGTTGGGATTGCTCATGAACCTATGGTGCCTCTTGCTCTTCAAGTTCCTCTTAATTTGGTCAAGTAA
- the LOC104775885 gene encoding serine/threonine protein phosphatase 2A 55 kDa regulatory subunit B beta isoform isoform X1 → MNGGDAASSSAATSGPPPSLDWRFSQVFGERTAGEEVQEVDIISAIEFDKSGDHLATGDRGGRVVLFERTDTRDHGGSRRDLEQTDYAVRHPEFRYKTEFQSHEPEFDYLKSLEIEEKINKIRWCQPANGALFLLSTNDKTIKYWKVQEKKIKKISEMNIDPSKAESSSSPPQLVANGLPADKAQGYLSNDFSFPPGGIPSLRLPVVVTSQETNLVARCRRVYAHAHDYHINSISNSSDGETFISADDLRVNLWNLEISNQSFNIVDVKPTNMEDLTEVITSAEFHPIHCNMLAYSSSKGSIRLIDMRQSALCDSHTKLFEEPEAPGSRSFFTEIIASISDIKFSKDGRYILSRDYMTLKLWDINMDSGPVASYQVHEHLRPRLCDLYENDSIFDKFECCLSGDGLRVATGSYSNLFRVFGASQGSTEAATLEASKNPMRRKIQTPARPSRSIGSMTRVVRRGSESPGTEANGNAYDFTTKLLHMAWHPTENSIACAAANSLYMYYA, encoded by the exons ATGAACGGTGGTGACGCTGCTTCTTCCTCCGCCGCTACTAGTGGTCCTCCTCCATCTTTAGACTGGAGATTCTCTCAGGTCTTCGGCGAGCGAACCGCCGGAGAAGAAGTCCAGGAAG TTGACATCATTTCAGCCATCGAATTTGATAAAAGTGGAGACCATCTTGCAACTGGTGACCGTGGGGGCCGAGTAGTTCTTTTTGAGAGGACAGATACTAGAGAt CATGGAGGGTccaggagagatcttgagcagACAGACTATGCAGTCAGGCATCCTGAGTTTCGATATAAAACAGAATTTCAGAGTCATGAACCAGAG TTTGACTATCTCAAGAGTTTGGAGATAGAGgagaaaatcaacaaaattagaTGGTGTCAGCCAGCAAATGGTGCATTGTTTCTGCTTTCCACAAACGATAAAACCATCAAATATTGGAAG gtacaagagaagaagatcaagaaaatttCTGAAATGAATATTGATCCATCGAAAGCAGAAAGTTCAAGTAGCCCTCCTCAGTTAGTTGCTAATGGATTACCTGCCGATAAAGCACAGGGTTACCTGAGCAATGATTTTTCTTTCCCGCCAGGAGGCATCCCATCTCTGCGTTTGCCTGTGGTA GTTACTAGCCAGGAGACCAACCTTGTGGCTAGATGCCGAAGAGTGTATGCTCATGCTCATGATTACCATATTAATTCGATCTCAAATAGCAG TGATGGAGAAACCTTTATTTCGGCTGATGATCTGCGAGTAAATCTCTGGAATTTGGAAATCAGCAACCAGAGTTtcaatattgttgatgttaagCCCACAAACATGGAAGACCTAACTG AGGTAATTACATCAGCTGAGTTTCATCCTATCCATTGTAACATGCTCGCATATAGTAGTTCAAAAGGCTCCATCCGTTTGATTGATATGCGGCAATCAGCTCTGTGTGATTCTCATACGAAATT ATTTGAAGAACCAGAAGCACCTGGGTCAAGATCGTTTTTCACAGAGATAATTGCCTCAATTTCAGATATTAAATTCTCAAAGGATGGGAGATACATACTTAGTCGCGATTACATGACGCTCAAG CTCTGGGACATAAACATGGATTCTGGTCCAGTCGCATCTTACCAGGTTCATGAACATCTGAGACCCAGG CTATGCGATCTATATGAAAATGACTCCATCTTTGATAAGTTCGAGTGTTGTTTGAGTGGCGATGGATTGAGGGTAGCAACAGGTTCCTACAG CAATTTATTCCGCGTATTTGGAGCGTCTCAAGGAAGTACTGAAGCTGCGACTTTGGAAGCTAGCAAAAACCCGATGAG GAGGAAAATCCAGACACCTGCAAGACCTTCCAGATCTATTGGCAGTATGACACGCGTGGTTAGACGAG GATCAGAGAGTCCCGGAACAGAGGCGAATGGGAACGCATATGATTTCACAACTAAGTTGCTTCATATGGCTTGGCACCCAACAGAAAACTCAATTGCTTGTGCAGCAGCAAACAGCTTGTACATGTACTATGCATGA
- the LOC104775885 gene encoding serine/threonine protein phosphatase 2A 55 kDa regulatory subunit B beta isoform isoform X2 yields MNGGDAASSSAATSGPPPSLDWRFSQVFGERTAGEEVQEVDIISAIEFDKSGDHLATGDRGGRVVLFERTDTRDHGGSRRDLEQTDYAVRHPEFRYKTEFQSHEPEFDYLKSLEIEEKINKIRWCQPANGALFLLSTNDKTIKYWKVQEKKIKKISEMNIDPSKAESSSSPPQLVANGLPADKAQGYLSNDFSFPPGGIPSLRLPVVTSQETNLVARCRRVYAHAHDYHINSISNSSDGETFISADDLRVNLWNLEISNQSFNIVDVKPTNMEDLTEVITSAEFHPIHCNMLAYSSSKGSIRLIDMRQSALCDSHTKLFEEPEAPGSRSFFTEIIASISDIKFSKDGRYILSRDYMTLKLWDINMDSGPVASYQVHEHLRPRLCDLYENDSIFDKFECCLSGDGLRVATGSYSNLFRVFGASQGSTEAATLEASKNPMRRKIQTPARPSRSIGSMTRVVRRGSESPGTEANGNAYDFTTKLLHMAWHPTENSIACAAANSLYMYYA; encoded by the exons ATGAACGGTGGTGACGCTGCTTCTTCCTCCGCCGCTACTAGTGGTCCTCCTCCATCTTTAGACTGGAGATTCTCTCAGGTCTTCGGCGAGCGAACCGCCGGAGAAGAAGTCCAGGAAG TTGACATCATTTCAGCCATCGAATTTGATAAAAGTGGAGACCATCTTGCAACTGGTGACCGTGGGGGCCGAGTAGTTCTTTTTGAGAGGACAGATACTAGAGAt CATGGAGGGTccaggagagatcttgagcagACAGACTATGCAGTCAGGCATCCTGAGTTTCGATATAAAACAGAATTTCAGAGTCATGAACCAGAG TTTGACTATCTCAAGAGTTTGGAGATAGAGgagaaaatcaacaaaattagaTGGTGTCAGCCAGCAAATGGTGCATTGTTTCTGCTTTCCACAAACGATAAAACCATCAAATATTGGAAG gtacaagagaagaagatcaagaaaatttCTGAAATGAATATTGATCCATCGAAAGCAGAAAGTTCAAGTAGCCCTCCTCAGTTAGTTGCTAATGGATTACCTGCCGATAAAGCACAGGGTTACCTGAGCAATGATTTTTCTTTCCCGCCAGGAGGCATCCCATCTCTGCGTTTGCCTGTG GTTACTAGCCAGGAGACCAACCTTGTGGCTAGATGCCGAAGAGTGTATGCTCATGCTCATGATTACCATATTAATTCGATCTCAAATAGCAG TGATGGAGAAACCTTTATTTCGGCTGATGATCTGCGAGTAAATCTCTGGAATTTGGAAATCAGCAACCAGAGTTtcaatattgttgatgttaagCCCACAAACATGGAAGACCTAACTG AGGTAATTACATCAGCTGAGTTTCATCCTATCCATTGTAACATGCTCGCATATAGTAGTTCAAAAGGCTCCATCCGTTTGATTGATATGCGGCAATCAGCTCTGTGTGATTCTCATACGAAATT ATTTGAAGAACCAGAAGCACCTGGGTCAAGATCGTTTTTCACAGAGATAATTGCCTCAATTTCAGATATTAAATTCTCAAAGGATGGGAGATACATACTTAGTCGCGATTACATGACGCTCAAG CTCTGGGACATAAACATGGATTCTGGTCCAGTCGCATCTTACCAGGTTCATGAACATCTGAGACCCAGG CTATGCGATCTATATGAAAATGACTCCATCTTTGATAAGTTCGAGTGTTGTTTGAGTGGCGATGGATTGAGGGTAGCAACAGGTTCCTACAG CAATTTATTCCGCGTATTTGGAGCGTCTCAAGGAAGTACTGAAGCTGCGACTTTGGAAGCTAGCAAAAACCCGATGAG GAGGAAAATCCAGACACCTGCAAGACCTTCCAGATCTATTGGCAGTATGACACGCGTGGTTAGACGAG GATCAGAGAGTCCCGGAACAGAGGCGAATGGGAACGCATATGATTTCACAACTAAGTTGCTTCATATGGCTTGGCACCCAACAGAAAACTCAATTGCTTGTGCAGCAGCAAACAGCTTGTACATGTACTATGCATGA
- the LOC104775886 gene encoding ESCRT-related protein CHMP1A-like → MGNTDKLMNQIFELKFTSKSLQRQARKCEEEEKSEKLKVKKAIEKGNMDGARIYAENAIRKRSEQMNYLRLSSRLDAVVARLDTQAKMATITKSMTSIVKSLESSLATGNLQKMSETMDSFEKQFVNMEVQAEFMENAMAGSTSLSTPEGEVNSLMQQVADDYGLEVSVGLPQPAGHAIPTKTEEKVEEDDLSRRLAELKARG, encoded by the exons ATGGGTAATACGGACAAGCTGATGAACCAAATCTTTGAATTGAAATTCACGTCAAAGTCTCTGCAGAGGCAAGCGAGGAAGtgcgaggaagaggagaagtcGGAGAAGCTTAAGGTGAAGAAAGCCATTGAGAAAGGTAACATGGATGGTGCTCGGATCTATGCCGAGAACGCTATTCGCAAGCGCAGCGAGCAGATGAACTACCTTCGTCTCTCCTCTCGCTTGGACGCTGTTGTTGCTCGCCTTGATACTCAGGCCAAGATGGCCACCATCACCAAATCTATGACTAGCATTGTCAAATCCCTCGAATCTTCTCTTGCCACCG GCAACTTACAGAAGATGTCAGAGACAATGGACTCGTTTGAGAAACAGTTTGTGAACATGGAAGTTCAAGCTGAGTTCATGGAGAACGCAATGGCTGGCTCTACTTCATTGTCGACTCCAGAGGGAGAAGTTAACAGCTTGATGCAGCAAGTAGCAGATGATTACGGTCTTGAAGTTTCTGTTGGACTGCCTCAGCCTGCTGGCCATGCCATTCCTACCAAGACTGAAGAGAAAGTTGAGGAGGATGATTTATCCAGGAGGCTCGCTGAGCTTAAAGCCAGAGGGTAA
- the LOC104775887 gene encoding D-3-phosphoglycerate dehydrogenase 2, chloroplastic, with amino-acid sequence MAISSSCSSIKAVNTRWASPSPSPSSRFSLLPTSIHRRYATNIKLTATSAALETVEQTTLTEDNKFSSAGSDSDQDIPTLPKPRILVAEKLGEAGLNLLRDFGDVDCSYELSPEDLKKKVAESDALIVRSGTKVTREVFEAAKGRLKVVGRAGVGIDNVDLQAATEHGCLVVNAPTANTVAAAEHGIALLASMARNVAQADASIKAGKWERSKYVGVSLVGKTLAVMGFGKVGTEVARRAKGLGMNVISHDPYAPADRARALGVELVSFDQAISTADFVSLHMPLTPATKKVFNDETFSKMKKGVRLVNVARGGVIDEDALVRALDAGIVAQAALDVFCEEPPSKDSKLIQHENVTVTPHLGASTKEAQEGVAIEIAEAVAGALKGELSATAVNAPMVAPEVLSELTPYIVLAEKIGRLAVQLASGGKGVQSIRVVYRSARDRDDLDTRLLRAMITKGIIEPISDSYVNLVNADFIAKQKGLRISEERMVVDTSPEYPIDSIQVQILNVESNFAGAVSESGDISIEGKVKYGVPHLTCVGSFAVDVSLEGNLILCRQVDQPGMIGQVGNILGEQNVNVNFMSVGRTVVRKQAIMAIGVDEEPNSKTLERIGGVSAIAEFVFLKL; translated from the exons atggCAATTTCATCTTCGTGTTCATCCATCAAAGCCGTCAACACACGGTGGGCATCTCCGTCGCCGTCGCCTTCTTCTAGATTCTCCCTCCTCCCTACCTCCATCCACCGCCGCTACGCAACTAACATCAAGTTAACGGCAACAAGCGCCGCCTTGGAAACCGTCGAGCAAACGACGTTAACAGAGGATAACAAATTCTCCTCGGCCGGATCTGATTCTGATCAAGACATTCCAACGCTTCCAAAGCCGAGGATCCTCGTCGCCGAGAAACTGGGAGAAGccggcctgaatcttctccgggaCTTCGGCGACGTTGACTGCTCTTACGAGCTTTCCCCTGAGGatctgaagaagaaagtggCGGAGAGTGACGCTCTGATCGTGAGAAGCGGAACTAAAGTGACGAGGGAAGTGTTTGAGGCGGCGAAGGGGAGGTTGAAAGTGGTCGGAAGAGCCGGAGTTGGGATTGACAATGTTGACCTGCAGGCTGCAACGGAGCACGGCTGTTTGGTTGTTAATGCTCCCACAGCTAATACGGTGGCTGCCGCCGAACATGGAATAGCTTTGCTTGCTTCTATGGCACGTAACGTCGCTCAGGCCGACGCTTCTATTAAAGCCG GAAAATGGGAGAGGAGCAAGTACGTCGGCGTATCACTCGTCGGAAAAACCTTGGCCGTGATGGGTTTCGGTAAAGTCGGGACTGAGGTGGCGAGACGAGCCAAAGGTTTAGGCATGAACGTTATCTCTCACGACCCTTACGCGCCAGCTGACAGAGCTAGAGCTCTCGGTGTCGAGCTTGTCTCCTTTGACCAAGCTATCTCAACCGCCGATTTCGTGTCCTTGCACATGCCTTTAACTCCGGCCACGAAGAAGGTCTTCAACGACGAAACCTTCTCTAAGATGAAGAAAGGTGTTCGTCTCGTTAATGTCGCTAGAGGCGGTGTTATCGATGAGGATGCTCTCGTTAGAGCTCTCGATGCTGGAATCGTTGCTCAGGCAGCATTAGATGTGTTCTGTGAGGAACCACCCTCGAAAGACAGTAAACTAATTCAGCATGAAAATGTTACTGTCACACCTCATCTTGGAGCTAGCACAAAAGAAGCTCAG GAAGGTGTAGCCATTGAGATAGCAGAGGCGGTTGCAGGGGCATTGAAAGGAGAGTTATCAGCTACTGCAGTTAATGCTCCAATGGTGGCTCCTGAGGTATTGTCTGAGTTGACTCCTTACATCGTCTTAGCTGAGAAGATTGGGAGGTTAGCTGTGCAGTTAGCATCTGGAGGTAAAGGAGTACAGTCCATCAGGGTTGTGTATCGGTCAGCTCGTGACCGAGATGATTTGGACACTAGACTACTCCGTGCGATGATCACAAAAGGAATCATTGAACCTATCTCAGATTCATACGTCAACCTGGTGAATGCTGATTTCATAGCTAAGCAAAAGGGTCTTCGTATCAGTGAGGAACGAATGGTGGTTGATACATCACCAGAGTACCCTATTGATTCTATCCAAGTTCAGATTCTGAATGTGGAGTCGAATTTTGCTGGTGCTGTCTCTGAATCTGGAGATATAAGTATCGAAGGGAAGGTGAAGTACGGAGTTCCGCATTTAACTTGCGTGGGATCATTTGCTGTGGATGTGAGCCTTGAAGGGAATCTGATACTGTGCAGGCAAGTGGATCAACCAGGGATGATTGGACAGGTTGGTAACATACTTGGGGAACAAAACGTGAATGTGAATTTCATGAGTGTTGGAAGAACAGTTGTGAGGAAACAAGCTATAATGGCGATAGGAGTTGATGAAGAGCCAAACAGCAAAACACTCGAGAGGATTGGAGGCGTCTCTGCGATTGCAGAGTTTGTGTTTCTGAAACTATAA
- the LOC104778761 gene encoding leucine-rich repeat receptor-like protein kinase PEPR2 translates to MRNLGLVQITLLCFLFVYFRTDSFVSCLNSEGLALLSLLEHFDKVPLEVASTWKKNTSETTPCGNWFGVSCGSSGNVEMLDLPASGVSGQLGSKIGELKSLVILDLSNNSLSGVLPSSLRNCTSLEFLDLSNNDFSGDVPDIFGSLKNLKNLYLDRNNLRGLIPPSVGQLVKLVALSLTRNDLSGTIPESIGNCSKLKYLALNGNKLNGSLPVSLNLLENLGDLFVNNNSLGGRLHFGSSNCKKLVNLDLSYNGFQGGVPPEIGNCSSLRSLAIINCNLTGTIPSSLGMLNKVLSIDLSDNHLSGSIPQELGNCSRLETLKLNNNQLQGQIPHALGKLKKLQNLELFVNKLSGEIPISIWKIQSLTQVLVYNNTLTGELPVEVTQLKHLKNLTLFNNSFYGEIPMSLGMNQSLEEVDLLGNRFTGEIPPYLCHGQKLRIFVLGSNQLHGTIPASIRQCKTLERVRLEENKLTVTGEIPTALGDLINLERLNISNNKLTGSLSVLQRLKFLGQVDVSHNQFKGPIPANLISNSSTFSGNPDLCIQPPYSASAITRNELKSCKGQAKLSTWKIALIAAGSFISVLALLFALVLVFRCCKRGAKKEDANNVLAEEEGISLLLNKVLAVTDNLDDKYIIGRGAHGVVYRASLGSGEEYAVKKLNFAEHVRANQNMKREIETIGLVRHRNLIRLERFWMRKEDGLMLYQYMPNGSLHDVLHRRNQGEAILDWSARFNIALGIAHGLAYLHHDCHPPIIHRDIKPENILMDLDMEPHIGDFGLSRILDDSTVSTATVTGTTGYIAPENAYKTVRSKESDVYSYGVVLLELVTGKRAVDRSFPEDTNIVSWVRSVLSSYEDDDDTAGPIVDPTLVDELLDTKLREQAIQVTDLALRCTDKRPENRPSMRDVVKLLTDLKDFVRSTSGSDQ, encoded by the exons ATGAGGAATCTAGGGTTAGTCCAAATTACTCTGCTTTGCTTTCTCTTTGTCTACTTCCGTACGGATTCTTTTGTCTCCTGTTTAAACTCTGAGGGTTTGGCTTTACTCTCGCTTCTCGAGCATTTTGATAAAGTCCCACTTGAAGTAGCTTCGACGTGGAAGAAGAACACATCTGAAACCACTCCATGTGGTAACTGGTTTGGTGTCAGTTGTGGTAGTTCTGGTAATGTCGAGATGCTTGATTTGCCTGCTTCTGGGGTTTCAGGCCAATTAGGTTCTAAAATAGGGGAGCTTAAGAGCTTGGTGATTCTGGATCTAAGTAACAACAGTCTCTCTGGTGTATTGCCTTCTAGTTTAAGGAACTGTACTTCacttgagtttttggatttgtctAACAATGACTTTTCCGGAGACGTTCCTGATATCTTTGGTAGcttgaagaacttgaagaatCTCTATCTTGATCGTAATAATCTTCGTGGTCTGATTCCTCCAAGTGTTGGTCAATTGGTAAAGCTCGTAGCTCTGAGTCTGACTCGTAATGACTTGTCTGGTACCATTCCCGAGTCGATTGGGAACTGCAGTAAGCTGAAGTATCTGGCTTTGAACGGGAACAAGTTAAACGGTTCTTTGCCTGTGAGTCTCAATCTACTTGAGAATCTTGGTGACTTGTTTGTCAATAACAACAGTCTTGGAGGAAGGCTTCACTTCGGTTCTAGCAATTGCAAGAAGTTGGTGAATTTAGATTTGTCTTACAACGGTTTCCAAGGTGGTGTTCCGCCTGAAATTGGCAATTGTAGTAGCCTTCGCTCTCTAGCCATTATCAACTGCAACTTAACAGGTACAATACCATCATCCTTGGGTATGTTGAACAAGGTTTTGTCTATTGACCTTTCTGATAACCATCTCTCGGGTAGTATCCCTCAAGAGCTCGGGAACTGCAGCAGATTGGAAACCTTGAAGCTGAATAACAACCAGCTCCAAGGCCAGATACCTCATGCATTGGGAAAGCTAAAGAAGCTACAAAACCTGGAGCTTTTTGTGAATAAGCTGTCCGGTGAGATTCCTATTAGCATATGGAAGATTCAGAGTCTGACACAGGTACTCGTTTATAACAACACTCTCACCGGGGAATTACCAGTTGAAGTAACTCAGCTGAAGCACCTTAAGAATCTTACACTGTTTAACAACAGCTTTTATGGAGAGATACCAATGAGTTTGGGCATGAATCAAAGCTTAGAGGAGGTGGACCTTCTTGGTAACCGTTTTACAGGGGAGATACCACCCTATCTCTGCCATGGACAGAAGTTGAGAATTTTCGTCTTGGGTTCTAATCAGCTTCATGGTACGATACCGGCGTCTATTCGTCAGTGTAAGACCCTCGAGAGAGTCAGACTTGAAGAAAACAAGCTTACAG TTACAGGTGAGATTCCAACCGCATTGGGGGATCTTATCAATCTTGAACGACTCAACATATCCAACAACAAGTTGACAGGGTCTTTATCGGTTCTTCAAAGGCTTAAGTTTTTGGGTCAGGTTGACGTCTCGCATAATCAGTTCAAGGGTCCAATACCGGCAAATCTGATATCAAATTCTTCAACGTTTTCTGGAAATCCAGACCTCTGCATTCAACCTCCTTACTCAGCAAGTGCCATAACCCGCAACGAGTTAAAATCTTGCAAAGGTCAAGCCAAACTTAGCACTTGGAAGATCGCCCTTATAGCAGCTGGATCCTTTATATCTGTATTGGCTTTGCTTTTTGcgctggttttggttttccgCTGCTGCAAAAGAGGAGCCAAGAAAGAAGATGCTAATAATGTACTCGCCGAGGAAGAAGGTATATCCTTGTTGCTGAACAAAGTTCTTGCAGTCACTGACAATCTAGATGACAAGTACATTATTGGAAGAGGAGCCCATGGAGTTGTTTACAGAGCCTCTTTAGGGTCAGGCGAAGAATACGCTGTGAAGAAACTCAACTTTGCGGAACACGTACGCGCAAACCAAAATATGAAGAGGGAGATTGAAACAATCGGGCTAGTCAGGCACAGAAATCTCATTCGGTTAGAAAGATTTTGGATGAGGAAAGAAGATGGCTTAATGCTGTATCAGTACATGCCAAATGGAAGCCTGCATGACGTTTTGCACAGGCGTAATCAAGGAGAAGCCATTCTTGACTGGTCTGCACGGTTCAACATAGCCCTTGGGATTGCACACGGACTGGCTTATCTACACCATGATTGTCATCCACCAATCATTCACCGCGACATCAAACCAGAGAACATACTGATGGACTTGGATATGGAGCCTCATATTGGAGATTTTGGATTGTCTCGGATTCTAGATGACTCAACGGTTTCAACTGCCACCGTTACAGGCACCACCGGGTACATTGCACCAG aAAATGCTTACAAGACAGTGAGGAGCAAGGAATCAGATGTTTACAGTTATGGAGTTGTTTTGCTCGAGCTGGTAACAGGAAAGAGAGCAGTGGACAGATCTTTCCCGGAGGATACCAATATCGTGAGCTGGGTCAGATCTGTATTAAGTAGCTACGAAGATGACGATGATACTGCTGGTCCAATCGTTGATCCAACACTTGTGGATGAGCTTCTGGATACGAAGCTTAGGGAACAAGCAATCCAAGTTACAGACTTGGCTCTAAGGTGCACAGACAAGAGGCCGGAGAACAGACCATCCATGAGAGATGTGGTGAAACTTTTGActgatttaaaagattttgtaagaAGCACTTCAGGTTCAGATCAGTAG